In Triticum urartu cultivar G1812 chromosome 6, Tu2.1, whole genome shotgun sequence, the following proteins share a genomic window:
- the LOC125513980 gene encoding LOW QUALITY PROTEIN: BEACH domain-containing protein C2-like (The sequence of the model RefSeq protein was modified relative to this genomic sequence to represent the inferred CDS: inserted 1 base in 1 codon) — protein MEGQDALDMSDASPTSSWEDGAVEHFDVASFGGDGYVVDDEEMSDVELGTGSPAGPSEASTQPPPPLRRRLAPVESSDVPEEVVRAVDAVIMGGGVERLREMVSEEDGEVTHFIVDVLMITMGGVDGLDEGAGDGTSPSTEPSIMSSSRAAAIAVELMPYLPCGTEPSPRTRMACGLLATLSACTRNRTMCSASGLLAILLDSAEKLFVKMGQSRDWDGTPLVQCIQVLGGHSVSVKDLHSWLLLVKKALGTRWATPLTLALEKAVGCNEAKGPAVTFEFDGERSGLLAPGDSRWPFSNGFGFATWIYVESFSDSPNAAASTSGRSSPWAVAAAAFIHAGEGANDMPRLFSFLTADNDGVEAYFQGKFLVVESGTGKGKKAPLHFTYEFKPQCWYFIGLECTSKQGLLGMVESELRLYVDDKLHESCPFEFPRVLKPLAFCCIGTNPPPTITGLQRQCPLFAEMGPIYIFMEPIGPERMARLASRGGDALPSFSSGAGLPWKASCDHIREMSEDSYTLDIEIGGSLHLFYHPSLLNGRFCPDASPSGSTGTHRRPAEVIGMVHISCRVRPAESLWALACGGPMALLPLTVSNIEMDNLEPILGDVSLSLATSSLSVPIFRIISLAIQHPGNKQELCRTNGPELLSQVLQYLLETLSKLESGKKEILRDEELVAAIVSLCQSQINDPGLKAQLFSTLLLDLKMWSSCNYVLQKKLLSSLADMVFAESACMYDANALQMLLDGCRRCYWVTREGDSIDTFTLTGTERPLGKVNALVDELLVVIELLIGSASSTMASDDVRRLVGFVVDCPQPNQVPRVLLLIYRLIVHPNSTRAHMYAQSFISRGGVEALLVLLQREAKSGNKNTFNNCDVPQNAAKWNGSSQSKSTNSRSLLKPASSEANCNRETPSVDSHESPSHDGNSEPVSTSKWRLLKNQFLKNRSGMDLPSITDNVQNNVYNIDNGDGVLVGIVHILGALVASGHLKFSSLIAKPKLPSGFLTTANGEGNTMFEDRVSLLLFALQKAFQAAPRRLMTRNVYRSLISAVINISSANDNLNLYDSDYRFQHIPLLLVLLRSLPYASRAFQARTLQDLLFLVCSHPENRSTMTSIAEWPDWILEVMISNHEMGDNKDSDGVSIYELEDVIHKFLLIMLEHSMWQKDGWKDVEATIHCAEWLSMAGGFSMGDQRIRREEALPIFKRRLLGSLLDFSAQELRVQSEGITAAASDVEVETKEPKIQAEKAADLLVVLAENAVVLMMLVEDHLRSRSQQFFTSCLIDSALSPASMASSAASRSLSRTGSEPLEAGGSRQSLSSDAGGLPVDVLASMSGTNGQISSEVMERVTAAAAAEPYGSVRHAFVSYGSCISDLSEGWKYRSRLWYGVCIPSKANVFGGGGSGWEAWKSVVEKDSNGDWIELPLVKKSVAMLQTLLLDSGFGAGLGSGEGSAGGIGXMSALNQLLDSDQPFFCMLRLTLISMREDDTGEDDLFMRNISMKNDDISERLGCQTGSVIELDGNSCSPTIKPQSALLWRLLGPFLNVPVSESKRQRVLVASSILYSEVWHAVSSDRKPLRKKYLGLLMPPYAAVLKRYRSVLANIHELASSDGENPLLVGDCASAADTLPVEAAVSLISPGWAAAFASPPVAMALAMIAAGASGAETIAPPTNKLRRRDTSLLERRSAKLHSFSSFQRPPDTTPLLPASAPKDKASAKVVALAAARDLEFSAKIGLRRGLSVVAMATSGQRRSAGDIERALRWNTTEAMAAAWMECLQSADSKSVSGRDFSALSYKYVALLVSSFALARNLQRVEMERRTQVDILNRRCASVGVRAWRRLLHCLIETNRLYGPFGELLCTPDSIFWKLDFTECSSRMRRFMKRNYNGSDRFGAAVNFEEQMLLCDGVESNACHTEEGDTRSTNALPTTSLIIVAEAMSVDRGPEDAEHIETETICSSVDDQLRNSLPPDSFKGSIDSRSSDFSGVRNLVRSTLIAPGYRSGEEDKRIIIELPSLMVKPLKTVRGTFQVTLKRINFIVDEHTSDSDSYMDDVASTSGQYDQQDKDRSWFISSLHQIYNRRYLLRQSALELFMVDRSNFFFDFEDIEARRHAYRAIIHTKPPYLNDIFLATQKPEQILKQTQLMERWAKWEISNSDYLMELNTLAGRSYNDISQYPIFPWVVSDYQSKTLDLEDPSSYRDLSKPIGALNPARLKKFQDYYSSFKDPIIPNCHYGSHYSSPGTVLYYLARIEPFTTLSIELRGGKFGDDNHMLSDITRTWNSVLEDMNDVKELVPEMFYLPEVFTNVNSVDMGANELAKRLGSVELPPWAENPVDFIHKHRKALESDHVSTHLHEWIDLIFGYKQRGKEAVMANNVFPYATYEGTVDIDKIADPVQRQATQNQIVNFGQTPSQLLIVPHIQRRPLADILQLQTIFRNPSEVRSYLLPNPDQCNVPASAVHVSNDCIVVVDANVPAAHVAVHHWQPNTPDGLETPFLFHHGKNAINSSGGAIRRIFKGPASAEDYHFPRAIAFAASAIQPSSTVAVTCDKEVITGGHADNSVKLISSDGARTIETASGHIAPVTCLALSPDNNYFVTGSRDTTVILWRIHQMSSSHWKNAPEPPPSPITPSTPLANSISSGSSPIRTLETSSKRRIEGPMHVLRGHLGEVTCCSVSSDLGLVASSSHTSGALLHSLRTGRLITKLDVGEAHLICLSSQGIVLIWNESEKRLSTFTVNGIPMSTSVLSPFSGRVSCIEVSRDGQFALIAACLSSNCTRDTSTDEDHMIDNCNDDEDVPESKETKLYVHAPSICFIDLYKLEVIHTLKLGEGQDVTAVALNEDNTTLVASTADKQLIVFTNPSLSSKIADQMLHEGDGLL, from the exons ATGGAGGGGCAGGACGCGCTCGACATGTCCGACGCCTCGCCGACCTCGTCGTGGGAGGACGGAGCCGTCGAGCACTTCGACGTCGCGTCGTTCGGCGGCGACGGGTACGTCGTCGACGATGAGGAGATGTCGGACGTGGAGCTCGGCACGGGCTCCCCGGCGGGCCCTTCGGAGGCCTCGACGCAGCCTCCTCCGCCGCTGCGGAGGCGCCTAGCGCCGGTCGAGTCCTCGGACGTCCCGGAGGAGGTGGTGCGGGCGGTCGACGCGGTGATCATGGGCGGCGGGGTTGAGCGCCTCCGCGAGATGGTATCCGAGGAGGACGGCGAGGTCACGCATTTCATCGTAGACGTGCTGATGATCACGATGGGCGGCGTGGACGGCCTCGacgagggcgcgggcgacggcacCAGCCCCAGCACGGAACCCAGCATCATGTCCAGCTCGCGCGCAGCCGCCATTGCTGTCGAACTGATGCCTTACCTTCCATGCGGCACCGAGCCGTCGCCGCGCACCCGTATGGCCTGCGGCCTCCTCGCCACCCTCAGCGCCTGCACCCGCAACCGCACCATGTGCTCCGCTTCGGGCCTTCTCGCTATCCTCCTTGATTCCGCAGAGAAGCTGTTCGTAAAAATGGGTCAGAGCAGGGATTGGGACGGAACACCGCTCGTGCAGTGCATTCAGGTGCTAGGAGGGCACTCGGTTAGCGTCAAAGACTTGCATTCCTGGCTCCTTTTGGTCAAGAAAGCGCTTGGGACACGCTGGGCAACTCCGCTGACACTTGCATTGGAGAAGGCTGTTGGCTGCAATGAGGCGAAGGGACCTGCAGTGACTTTTGAGTTCGACGGTGAGAGATCCGGCTTGCTTGCCCCTGGAGATAGCCGGTGGCCATTCTCGAACGGTTTTGGGTTTGCCACATGGATATATGTAGAGTCATTCTCGGACTCACCCAACGCAGCAGCATCGACTTCTGGGAGATCGTCACCATGGGCTGTCGCCGCCGCTGCTTTCATACATGCTGGAGAAGGGGCGAACGACATGCCCCGGCTTTTCAGCTTCCTTACTGCTGATAACGATGGTGTGGAGGCTTATTTCCAAGGCAAGTTTCTAGTTGTGGAGAGTGGGACTGGAAAGGGAAAGAAGGCTCCTCTCCATTTCACCTATGAATTCAAACCACAGTGCTGGTACTTCATTGGTTTGGAGTGCACAAGCAAGCAGGGTTTGCTCGGAATGGTCGAGAGTGAACTACGGCTGTATGTTGATGATAAGCTTCATGAGAGCTGTCCGTTTGAGTTCCCCCGTGTCTTGAAACCGCTGGCATTCTGCTGCATCGGGACAAACCCGCCACCAACTATTACTGGTCTGCAACGGCAATGCCCATTATTTGCAGAAATGGGGCCTATCTATATTTTCATGGAGCCGATTGGCCCAGAGAGAATGGCCCGGCTAGCTTCTAGGGGAGGAGATGCACTTCCCAGCTTCAGCAGCGGTGCTGGTTTGCCTTGGAAAGCTAGCTGTGATCACATTAGGGAAATGTCAGAAGATAGTTATACACTTGACATTGAGATTGGAGGAAGCTTACATCTATTTTATCATCCTAGCCTACTTAATGGCCGATTTTGCCCCGATGCTTCACCTTCTGGTTCAACAG GTACTCACCGAAGGCCTGCGGAAGTTATTGGGATGGTTCACATATCTTGTCGCGTGCGACCTGCAGAATCATTATGGGCATTAGCTTGTGGAGGTCCAATGGCTTTACTACCATTGACTGTTAGCAATATTGAGATGGATAACCTGGAACCTATACTTGGTGATGTGTCACTGTCTCTTGCTACGTCTTCTCTTTCTGTTCCTATATTCAGAATAATTTCTCTGGCAATTCAACATCCTGGAAATAAGCAAGAGCTTTGCCGTACCAATGGACCAGAGCTTCTATCACAAGTTTTACAATATTTGTTGGAAACACTGTCAAAACTAGAAAGTGGGAAGAAAGAGATACTGAGAGACGAGGAGCTTGTTGCTGCAATTGTATCTTTGTGCCAATCTCAAATAAATGATCCTGGTCTAAAAGCGCAGCTCTTTAGCACTTTGCTGTTGGACCTGAAGATGTGGAGCTCATGCAACTATGTTCTGCAGAAAAAGCTTCTCTCTTCACTTGCAGACATGGTTTTTGCAGAATCTGCTTGCATGTATGATGCAAATGCGTTGCAAATGCTTCTTGATGGATGCAGAAGGTGTTACTGGGTAACTCGTGAAGGAGATTCAATAGATACCTTCACATTGACTGGAACTGAGAGACCTTTAGGGAAAGTGAATGCTCTTGTTGATGAGCTGTTGGTTGTTATTGAACTGTTGATAGGATCAGCTTCTTCCACAATGGCTTCTGATGATGTTCGTCGTTTGGTAGGATTTGTTGTTGACTGCCCACAACCTAACCAG GTTCCTAGGGTCTTGCTCCTCATCTACAGACTGATTGTGCACCCAAACAGTACTAGAGCGCACATGTATGCTCAGTCATTTATTTCTCGTGGAGGTGTAGAGGCATTACTTGTTCTTTTGCAGAGAGAGGCTAAATCTGGCAATAAAAACACTTTCAACAACTGCGATGTGCCACAAAATGCTGCTAAATGGAATGGAAGTTCTCAGTCAAAATCTACTAATAGTCGTTCACTCTTGAAACCAGCTAGTAGTGAAGCAAACTGCAATCGTGAGACCCCGTCAGTTGACAGTCATGAGTCACCCTCTCATGATGGTAACTCTGAACCTGTATCCACTAGCAAATGGCGCTTACTAAAAAATCAGTTCCTAAAGAATCGGAGTGGCATGGACCTCCCAAGTATCACTGACAATGTTCAGAACAATGTATACAATATTGATAATGGTGATGGAGTACTTGTTGGGATAGTTCATATTTTGGGCGCTTTGGTTGCCTCAGGTCACCTGAAGTTTTCCTCACTTATTGCAAAACCAAAGTTGCCAAGTGGTTTTCTGACAACTGCTAATGGCGAAGGAAATACCATGTTTGAAGACAGAGTATCTTTATTGCTGTTTGCATTGCAGAAAGCTTTTCAAGCAGCCCCAAGAAGGCTTATGACCAGAAATGTATATAGATCTTTAATATCTGCAGTG ATCAATATTTCTTCAGCAAATGATAATCTGAACTTGTATGATTCTGATTATCGCTTTCAGCATATTCCGCTCTTGTTAGTTCTACTACGTTCTCTTCCATATGCATCACGAGCATTTCAAGCTCGTACTCTTCAG GATCTTCTATTTTTGGTTTGCAGTCACCCTGAGAATAGAAGTACTATGACTTCCATTGCAGAATGGCCTGATTGGATTTTGGAGGTTATGATTTCTAATCATGAG ATGGGTGATAACAAAGATTCAGATGGTGTAAGCATATATGAGCTTGAAGACGTCATACACAAGTTTCTACTTATTATGCTGGAGCATTCAATGTGGCAAAAAGATGGGTGGAAG GATGTGGAGGCAACAATACACTGTGCAGAATGGCTTTCAATGGCTGGGGGGTTTAGCATGGGAGACCAAAGAATTAG GCGTGAAGAAGCATTACCAATTTTCAAAAGGAGATTACTGGGTAGTCTGCTTGATTTTTCTGCTCAGGAGCTTCGAGTTCAG TCTGAAGGAATTACTGCTGCAGCATCTGATGTTGAAGTGGAGACTAAAGAACCAAAAATACAAGCAGAAAAGGCTGCCGATCTCTTAGTAGTCTTGGCTGAGAATGCAGTAGTTCTGATGATGCTCGTAGAAGATCATCTGAGGTCACGCAGCCAACAATTTTTTACATCCTGCTTAATTGACAGTGCTTTATCTCCTGCATCGATGGCTTCATCAGCTGCCAGTAGGTCATTGAGCAGAACTGGTAGCGAGCCTTTAGAAGCTGGGGGCTCAAGGCAGTCTTTGTCCAGTGATGCTGGTGGACTGCCGGTTGAT GTTCTTGCTTCGATGTCTGGCACAAATGGGCAAATTTCTTCTGAGGTAATGGAACGCGTaacggcagcagcagcagcggaGCCTTATGGATCTGTCAGGCATGCATTTGTATCCTATGGGAGCTGTATTTCAGATCTTTCTGAAGGTTGGAAGTACAGAAGCCGACTGTGGTATGGTGTATGCATTCCATCCAAAGCTAATGTCTTTGGGGGAGGAGGAAGTGGTTGGGAAGCATGGAAATCTGTTGTAGAGAAGGACTCCAATGGGGACTGGATTGAACTTCCATTAGTGAAGAAATCAGTTGCAATGCTGCAGACACTTCTACTAGATTCTGGATTTGGGGCTGGCCTTGGCTCTGGAGAGGGATCTGCCGGTGGTATTG TTATGAGTGCACTTAATCAGTTGTTAGATAGTGATCAGCCTTTTTTCTGTATGCTCCGGTTGACTCTTATTTCAATGAGGGAGGATGATACTGGGGAAGACGACCTCTTTATGAGAAACATTAGCATGAAGAATGATGATATATCAGAAAGATTGGGCTGTCAAACTGGAAGTGTGATTGAACTTGATGGTAACTCATGTTCGCCTACCATAAAACCTCAGTCTGCACTTCTATGGAG ATTGCTTGGCCCCTTTCTGAATGTGCCAGTTTCTGAATCTAAGAGACAGAGGGTTCTGGTTGCGTCTTCTATTCTTTATTCGGAG GTATGGCATGCTGTAAGTAGCGACAGAAAGCCTTTAAGGAAAAAATATCTTGGATTGTTAATGCCACCATATGCAGCTGTCCTGAAAAGATACCGCTCTGTTTTGGCTAATATTCACGAGCTTGCATCTTCGGATGGAGAAAATCCGCTACTTGTTGGTGATTGTGCTTCGGCTGCAGATACTTTACCTGTTGAG GCTGCTGTTTCATTGATATCACCTGGCTGGGCTGCTGCTTTTGCCTCTCCACCAGTTGCAATGGCATTGGCCATGATTGCTGCTGGTGCCTCTGGGGCAGAAACAATTGCACCACCAACAAATAAATTGCGCAGGCGTGACACCTCATTGCTTGAGCGTAGATCAGCTAAATTACACTCATTCTCAAGTTTCCAGAGGCCTCCTGATACAACACCACTCCTGCCTGCATCTGCACCAAAGGACAAAGCATCCGCGAAAGTTGTAGCCTTGGCCGCTGCTCGTGACCTTGAGTTTAGTGCTAAGATTGGCTTGAGAAGAGGTCTTAGTGTTGTAGCAATGGCAACTTCAGGACAACGGAGGTCTGCAGGCGATATTGAGCGTGCGCTGAGGTGGAACACAACTGAAGCTATGGCTGCTGCTTGGATGGAGTGTCTGCAATCTGCTGACTCAAAGTCAGTGTCAGGCAGAGATTTTTCTGCCCTTTCTTACAAATATGTTGCACTTCTTGTTTCAAGTTTTGCCTTAGCACGGAACTTGCAACGAGTTGAG ATGGAGAGACGAACACAGGTTGATATCTTGAACCGTCGTTGTGCCTCTGTTGGGGTTCGGGCATGGCGACGTCTTCTTCATTGCTTAATAGAGACAAATAGACTCTATGGACCTTTTGGAGAACTTCTGTGTACTCCTGATAGC ATTTTCTGGAAGCTGGATTTTACTGAATGTTCATCAAGGATGAGAAGATTTATGAAAAGAAACTACAATGGGTCAGATCGTTTTGGTGCAGCTGTTAATTTTGAGGAGCAGATGCTTCTTTGTGATGGTGTAGAATCCAATGCATGCCACACAGAGGAAGGGGACACTCGATCTACAAATGCTCTCCCAACAACTTCGTTAATTATAGTGGCTGAGGCAATGTCAGTGGATAGAGGACCTGAAGATGCTGAGCACATAGAAACCGAAACAATTTGCAGCAGTGTAGATGATCAATTAAGAAATTCCTTGCCACCTGATTCGTTTAAAGGATCAATAGATTCAAGAAGTTCAGACTTTTCTGGTGTCCGCAACCTGGTTCGATCCACACTAATTGCACCTGGTTACAGGTCTGGCGAAGAAGATAAAAGAATTATAATTGAATTGCCATCGTTGATGGTGAAGCCATTGAAGACCGTACGAGGAACCTTCCAA GTCACATTAAAGAGGATTAACTTCATAGTTGATGAGCATACATCTGACAGTGACAGTTACATGGATGATGTTGCATCCACTAGCGGCCAATATGATCAGCAAGATAAAGATCGGAGTTGGTTCATATCTTCGCTGCATCAGATTTATAATAGAAG GTATTTGTTACGTCAAAGTGCATTGGAATTATTTATGGTAGATAGGTCTAACTTCTTCTTTGATTTTGAG GATATAGAAGCACGTCGACATGCTTATCGGGCTATCATTCACACCAAACCTCCTTATTTGAATGATATTTTTCTAGCTACACAG AAACCTGAGCAAATCCTTAAACAGACTCAATTAATGGAGCGCTGGGCCAAATGGGAG ATTAGCAATTCTGACTACCTAATGGAACTGAACACTCTTGCTGGGCGCAGTTACAATGACATCTCGCAG TATCCTATCTTCCCATGGGTAGTATCAGATTACCAGTCCAAAACATTGGACTTGGAAGATCCTTCCTCATACCGAGATCTTTCAAAG CCAATTGGTGCTCTAAATCCTGCACGGCTGAAGAAATTCCAAGACTATTACTCTAGTTTCAAGGATCCAATCATCCCAAATTGTCACTACGGTTCACATTACTCTAGTCCTGGCACG GTATTGTATTATCTTGCCAGGATAGAACCTTTCACTACCCTCTCTATTGAGCTGCGGGGTGGCAAGTTTGGTGATGATAATCACATGCTCTCTGATATCACCAGAACATGGAACAGTGTCCTTGAAGACATGAATGATGTAAAAGAGCTA GTTCCAGAGATGTTTTACCTTCCTGAGGTATTTACTAATGTGAATTCTGTTGACATGGGAGCAAATGAACTTGCTAAAAGGCTAG GCTCTGTAGAATTACCTCCTTGGGCCGAGAACCCTGTTGATTTTATACATAAACATCGGAAAGCTCTTGAGAGTGATCATGTCTCCACTCATTTGCATGAATGGATTGATCTAATATTTGG ATATAAACAAAGAGGTAAAGAAGCAGTGATGGCTAACAATGTTTTTCCCTATGCTACATACGAGGGGACAGTAGATATTGATAAAATTGCTGATCCA GTGCAACGGCAAGCTACACAAAACCAAATAGTAAATTTTGGACAAACGCCATCTCAGTTGCTGATAGTTCCACATATACAGAGAAGGCCATTGGCAGATATCTTACAGCTGCAG ACAATATTCCGGAACCCAAGTGAAGTCAGATCTTATTTACTTCCTAATCCAGACCAGTGTAATGTTCCCGCTAGTGCAGTGCATGTATCGAATGACTGTATTGTAGTCGTAGATGCAAATGTGCCTGCAGCACATGTGGCAGTGCACCATTGGCAGCCAAACACCCCGGATGGCTTAGAGACACCCTTCCTCTTTCATCATGGGAAAAATGCCATAAATTCAAGCGGCGGCGCAATAAGGCGCATCTTCAAAGGACCTGCTTCTGCAGAAGACTACCATTTCCCAAGGGCTATAGCTTTTGCTGCTTCTGCGATCCAACCTTCGTCAACTGTTGCCGTCACATGTGACAAAGAGGTTATAACTG GTGGGCATGCAGATAATTCTGTGAAGTTGATCTCCTCAGATGGAGCAAGGACCATTGAAACTGCATCTGGGCATATTGCTCCTGTGACCTGCCTCGCACTATCTCCTGATAACAATTACTTTGTCACAGGGTCTCGTGACACAACAGTTATATTATGGAGGATACATCAGATGAGCTCTTCACATTGGAAAAATGCTCCAGAACCTCCACCTTCACCAATAACACCAAGTACTCCTCTAGCCAATAGTATTAGTAGTGGTAGCAGTCCAATCAGAACTTTGGAAACCTCCAGCAAGCGGCGAATCGAAGGTCCTATGCATGTTCTAAGAGGACATCTCGGAGAAGTAACTTGCTGTTCTGTTAGTTCTGATTTGGGACTTGTTGCTTCCTCTTCACATACATCTGGTGCCCTTCTACATTCTTTGAGGACAGGTCGGCTCATAACGAAGCTGGATGTCGGAGAGGCACATTTGATATGCTTATCTTCTCAAGGAATCGTATTGATTTGGAATGAATCAGAGAAGAGACTATCCACCTTCACTGTTAATGGAATCCCTATGTCTACGTCGGTCCTGTCACCTTTCTCCGGGCGTGTTAGTTGCATTGAGGTTTCTAGGGATGGCCAGTTTGCTTTAATTGCAGCATGTTTATCTAGCAATTGCACTCGTGACACTAGTACTGATGAAGATCATATGATTGACAACTGCAACGATGATGAGGATGTACCAGAGTCAAAGGAGACCAAGCTATACGTTCATGCTCCCTCGATCTGCTTCATTGATCTATACAAACTTGAG GTAATTCATACGCTGAAGCTGGGAGAAGGACAGGACGTCACAGCTGTTGCTCTAAATGAAGATAACACTACTCTTGTTGCCTCAACAGCTGATAAGCAGCTGATAGTCTTCACAAATCCTTCT TTGAGTTCTAAAATAGCTGATCAGATGTTGCATGAAGGTGATGGGCTTTTGTAG